TTATCTGATAGGCCATGAGCAATCGATGCCAAGCTTCCCGCAGAGCATGGACACACCACCATCTGCTTCGGTGCTGCTGAACCAGAGGCAACCGGTGAGAACCAATCATCTTTGCCACACACCACCAGCTTTTCTGGGTCGCAATCTAAATGCTTAACCAAAGCTTGTTTCGCAGCATCTGGTCCAGCAGGTAACTTAAGTTCATGCTCGGTCGCCAACACCACTCGCGCTGCCGATGATATCAGCAAGTAGACCTGATAATCGGCGGCCAAAAGGCATTCAAGTAAACGCAGGCCATAAGGCGCACCGGATGCGCCAGTGAAAGCAAGAGTTATCGCTTTATCGTGTTTTGTCATGTTCTCAATTACTTCAAATTATAAGGTCGTGGATGCGTTAGCCTTTTAGTGCCAATCCATCCAACAGTTTCTGATGAATACCACCAAAGCCACCATTACTCATTACCAAGATTTGGTCACCCGCTTGTGCCTCAGAGACAATTTTAGCAACGAATGCATCCATGTCATCACACACGTGCGCGGGTTGGTGACACGCATCGGCGACGTCTTGTACCGACCAATCAATGTTATTGGGTTGGAATAAGTAAGTAGAATCCGCTTGCTTCAACGAATCAGCCAACGTTTCTTTGTGCACTCCACGTTTCATTGTGGCAGAACGAGGCTCTAAAACGGCAATTATTTTTTTCGTGTCGACCTTATTACGTAAACCGCCTAGCGTAAGTTCAATTGCCGTTGGGTGATGAGCAAAATCGTCATAGACAGAAACGCCTGCCACTTCGCCTTTAAACTCTAGACGACGTTTGGTGTTGATGAACTTCGCCAACGATTCACACGCTAAATCAGGTGTCACCCCTACATGTCGTGCAGCTGCAATCGCCATCAAAGCATTATTGACGTTATGGTCGCCAACCAAATCCCAGTCGACGGTTCCAACACATTCGCCTTGGAAGTACACCTCAAATTTAGAGCCGTCTTTAACCAGCTTCTTGGCATCCCAATCACCGAGTTCACCACTCGACTCAGTTTCACTCCAGCAGCCACGAGATAACACATCTTGGATCGCGGTATCTTGCTTCGGTGAGAAAATACGGCCATTACTTGGCACTGTGCGAACCAAATGATGGAACTGACGCTTAATCGCCTCAAGATCATCGAAGATGTCAGCATGATCGAACTCGAGGTTATTCATTACCAAGGTTCTTGGGTGGTAGTGAACAAACTTAGATCGTTTATCAAAGAAAGCACTGTCGTATTCGTCAGCTTCAACCACGAAGAACATGCTTTCACCAAGGCGAGCTGAGATACCAAAATTACCCAACACACCACCGACAAGAAAACCCGGTGCGTAACCGCAGTCTTCAAGGATCCAAGCCAGCATGCTCGATGTTGTTGTCTTGCCATGCGTTCCCGATACCGCTAATACCCAACGATCATGCAACAAGAACTCTTGCAACCACTGCGGCCCAGAAGTGTATCTAAGGTTGTTATCCAATACATACTCAACACACGGGTTACCACGACTCATCGCATTGCCAATGACCACTAAGTCAGGCCTTGGTTCTAACTGGCTTGGGTTAAACCCTTCAATAATTTCAATCCCTTGAGACTCCAACAAAGTGCTCATTGGTGGGTAAACATTCGCGTCACTACCGGTAACCTTGTGACCTAATTGACGAACCAATACCGCAGCACCTCCCATGAAGGTGCCACAAATTCCTAAGATATGAATATGCATAAATTGCTTCCAAACGCTTG
Above is a window of Vibrio atlanticus DNA encoding:
- a CDS encoding flavin prenyltransferase UbiX codes for the protein MTKHDKAITLAFTGASGAPYGLRLLECLLAADYQVYLLISSAARVVLATEHELKLPAGPDAAKQALVKHLDCDPEKLVVCGKDDWFSPVASGSAAPKQMVVCPCSAGSLASIAHGLSDNLIERAADVVMKERGQLLLVVRETPFSTLHLENMHKLSTMGVTIMPAAPGFYHQPKSIEDLVDFMVARILDHLGIEQGLVPRWGYDQRN
- the mpl gene encoding UDP-N-acetylmuramate:L-alanyl-gamma-D-glutamyl-meso-diaminopimelate ligase; this encodes MHIHILGICGTFMGGAAVLVRQLGHKVTGSDANVYPPMSTLLESQGIEIIEGFNPSQLEPRPDLVVIGNAMSRGNPCVEYVLDNNLRYTSGPQWLQEFLLHDRWVLAVSGTHGKTTTSSMLAWILEDCGYAPGFLVGGVLGNFGISARLGESMFFVVEADEYDSAFFDKRSKFVHYHPRTLVMNNLEFDHADIFDDLEAIKRQFHHLVRTVPSNGRIFSPKQDTAIQDVLSRGCWSETESSGELGDWDAKKLVKDGSKFEVYFQGECVGTVDWDLVGDHNVNNALMAIAAARHVGVTPDLACESLAKFINTKRRLEFKGEVAGVSVYDDFAHHPTAIELTLGGLRNKVDTKKIIAVLEPRSATMKRGVHKETLADSLKQADSTYLFQPNNIDWSVQDVADACHQPAHVCDDMDAFVAKIVSEAQAGDQILVMSNGGFGGIHQKLLDGLALKG